Proteins encoded together in one Tripterygium wilfordii isolate XIE 37 chromosome 14, ASM1340144v1, whole genome shotgun sequence window:
- the LOC120014791 gene encoding prothymosin alpha-like: MAETKSTDEAPTFPTKRKPEFRVEDQEDHSNNKNPKLEKPVDHDSLEEKPQNQTLVSSGNNKLEPEEDDEEGEYEGEEEEDEDDGDEDEDEDEAEVNGDTEVDRKGKGIMKDDKGKGKAIAVEDSSDDEDSGDGGSESGDSDLSDDPLAEVDLDNILPSRTRRKAVQPGAYIANDRGADDDDSDDSDA; this comes from the coding sequence ATGGCAGAAACCAAAAGCACTGACGAGGCCCCCACATTCCCCACCAAGCGCAAACCCGAATTTCGAGTGGAAGACCAAGAGGATCACTCTAATAACAAGAACCCTAAGCTGGAGAAACCAGTGGACCACGATTCATTAGAAGAAAAGCCCCAAAATCAAACCTTGGTGTCTTCTGGTAACAACAAATTGGAACCAGAAGAGGATGATGAGGAGGGAGAAtatgaaggagaagaagaagaggacgaagacgatggagatgaagatgaagatgaggatgagGCGGAAGTGAATGGGGATACTGAGGTGGACAGGAAGGGTAAGGGGATAATGAAGGACGATAAGGGGAAAGGGAAGGCCATAGCAGTGGAAGATAGCAGTGACGATGAGGACTCCGGTGACGGCGGCAGTGAGTCCGGCGATAGTGATCTCTCGGACGACCCGTTGGCGGAAGTTGATTTGGACAACATTCTTCCATCGAGGACCCGAAGGAAAGCTGTGCAGCCTGGGGCTTACATTGCCAATGACCGTGGcgcggatgatgatgatagcgATGATAGTGATGCATGA